In Carya illinoinensis cultivar Pawnee chromosome 9, C.illinoinensisPawnee_v1, whole genome shotgun sequence, the following are encoded in one genomic region:
- the LOC122275681 gene encoding uncharacterized protein LOC122275681, with amino-acid sequence MLEKIGLPAKPAVRGNNWVVDASHCQGCNSQFTFINRKHHCRRCGGLFCGSCTQQRMVLRGQGDLPVRICEPCKKLEEAARFEIRHRHKSRAGRGSSTSTSKYEDEVLNHILGSAREESFSSVQESNNDTVFGIKRATSSASCSNASEVAAQDGGGEVQRRITLNEPNNFTSDMASASPEELRERALDEKKMYKILKGEGKLGEALKAFKRGKELERQAEALEIYLRKRSKKVLSSGNMADIQNKYGPKESGRKNKIIPSAGKEKDDLAAELRELGWSDKDIHDEHKKLESTTLEGELSSLLGEVSQKININKSSPRIDKTEVVALKKKALMLKREGNLAEAKEELKRAKVLEKQLEEQELLAGAEDSDDELSELIHSMDEDKEELSIQYEQEHNFDFGHIVGTSDDFIVDGSFDVTDEDMDDPEITAALQSLGWTEDSINHEKISQESVPIDREAKLREIQALKIEALNQKRAGNVAEAMTKLKKAKVLERDLEDFESQVDDSIVHSPMVTEKHSTFMSDDKFLNSAKVGYEDINARKDVGSRLAPKSRLMIQKELLSLKKKALALRREGRLDEAEEELKKGKVLEHQLEHMDNALKVTATKVTVGIKDPDFSYKHPDVNKNISVGEREGEEDLTDHDMRDPTYLSLLKNLGWTDEDNELENSASKLSKQDDNVSVQRVESSSTQSPSIIVVRSSRSRAELQKELLSLKRKGLALRRQGKTEEAEEVQWNVKALEAQIAEIDAPKKEIQIESNRPKDKIFEPLAESSVEEGDEGDATVNDVQDPALLSILKNLGWKDDELEPVTMQEGTKLVAVNTLSTTDPSVIESSSRTPVAVPRSKGEIQRELLGLKRKALALRRKGEMEQVEETLRMAKVLEVQLEDMEVPKVKLMVNASEDERPEPFELLISSRNHGSLEGTVEASKGPVAAVMGSNGQVVQSSVGLGGTKTDPIDPPSRDSDSISIFSQFPEENNPFSVELVASDKMSPPDNTKTAKYAGYNPPPGHSVNMVDLLTGNDWNYSQNPEQKKEEKLNLGSDELFPTCPIHLASVKSPEKDLGSKDHVTTTKIEMVHSDEKPNTYEANSAQEFPLQKVDSSLRQEILIHRRKAVALKREGNLREAREELRQAKLLEKSLENNFQPKTGPSDVSTSDVPPFGKKDHGTTNLAPKPLSSRERFKLQQESLGHKRQALKLRREGRIEEAEAEFELAKAIEMQLDELAAHDSTVSSVSKLEPADDVVVEDLLDPQLLHALKAIGLEGANMVAPSVPERQQPSKVNAGRNENSNLERTQLEERIKTEKVKAVSLKRSGKQAEALDALRHAKLLEKKLNSLASQ; translated from the exons ATGTTAGAGAAGATCGGGTTGCCGGCAAAGCCCGCAGTTAGAGGGAACAATTGGGTGGTTGATGCTTCACACTGTCAGGGATGTAATTCTCAGTTTACCTTTATCAATCGCAAG CATCACTGCCGGAGGTGTGGCGGCTTGTTTTGTGGCAGTTGTACTCAGCAAAGGATGGTTTTGCGTGGGCAAGGTGATTTGCCCGTGCGCATATGCGAGCCTTGTAAGAAGCTTGAAGAGGCTGCACGTTTTGAGATTCGACATCGTCACAAGAGCAGAGCTGGGAGAG GCAGTTCAACATCGACATCAAAGTATGAGGATGAAGTTCTGAACCACATTCTAGGTAGTGCCAGAGAGGAATCTTTTTCATCTGTACAGGAGTCAAATAATGACACGGTTTTTGGTATTAAAAGGGCAACTAGCAGTGCATCCTGTTCAAATGCTTCAGAAGTTGCTGCGCAGGATGGGGGAGGAGAAGTACAAAGACGTATTACTCTCAACGAGCCTAATAATTTTACGAGTGACATGGCATCTGCTAGTCCTGAGGAATTGCGTGAGCGAGCTTTGGATGAAAAGAAGATGTACAAAATTCTAAAAGGAGAAGGGAAGTTAGGGGAAGCTCTGAAAGCCTTTAAGAGAGGGAAAGAGCTTGAGAGGCAGGCTGAGGCTTTGGAAATATACTTAAGAAAAAGGAGTAAAAAGGTGTTATCTTCTGGAAACATGGCTGATATCCAGAACAAATATGGCCCTAAAGAATCTGGCAGAAAAAACAAGATCATTCCAAGTGCGGGTAAAGAAAAGGATGACCTTGCTGCTGAACTAAGAGAATTGGGATGGTCTGATAAAGATATACATGATGAACACAAAAAATTAGAAAGTACGACTTTGGAAGGTGAACTATCCTCTCTTCTTGGAGAAGTCTCTCAAaagattaatataaataaaagtagTCCCAGAATTGATAAGACTGAGGTTGTTGCTCTTAAGAAAAAGGCACTCATGTTGAAGCGGGAGGGAAATCTAGCTGAAGCCAAGGAAGAATTGAAGAGAGCTAAAGTTTTAGAGAAACAACTTGAAGAACAGGAACTCTTGGCTGGGGCTGAAGATTCTGATGACGAGCTGTCTGAATTAATCCATAGTATGGATGAAGATAAAGAAGAATTGTCAATTCAATATGAGCAGGAGCATAATTTTGATTTCGGTCACATTGTCGGCacttctgatgattttattGTTGATGGTAGTTTTGATGTGACTGATGAAGATATGGACGACCCTGAAATAACTGCTGCTTTGCAATCATTAGGGTGGACTGAAGACTctattaatcatgaaaaaatttcTCAGGAGTCCGTTCCTATTGACAGGGAAGCCAAATTAAGGGAAATTCAAGCTTTGAAAATAGAGGCTCTTAATCAGAAAAGGGCAGGTAATGTTGCAGAGGCAATGACTAAGCTTAAGAAGGCAAAGGTTCTTGAAAGGGACCTTGAAGACTTTGAATCTCAAGTGGATGACTCCATTGTGCACAGTCCCATGGTCACTGAGAAACATTCAACTTTTATGTCtgatgataaatttttaaactCTGCAAAGGTGGGTTATGAAGATATTAATGCCAGGAAAGATGTTGGTTCCAGACTCGCACCAAAGAGTAGATTGATGATTCAGAAAGAGCTTCTGAGCTTAAAAAAGAAGGCTCTTGCTTTGAGGAGGGAAGGAAGATTGGATGAGGCAGAGGAAGAACTGAAGAAGGGTAAGGTTCTTGAGCATCAGCTTGAACATATGGATAATGCTTTGAAGGTGACAGCTACTAAGGTTACTGTTGGTATTAAAGACCCAGATTTTTCTTACAAACATCCTGATGTCAACAAAAATATTTCAGTTGGAGAACGAGAAGGTGAAGAAGATTTGACAGATCACGATATGCGTGACCCAACGTATCTTTCACTTCTAAAGAATTTAGGCTGGACTGATGAAGATAATGAGCTTGAAAACTCCGCATCCAAACTGTCTAAGCAAGATGATAATGTTTCTGTGCAGAGAGTCGAGTCATCTTCAACTCAATCCCCTTCTATTATTGTGGTCAGATCATCAAGAAGTAGAGCTGAACTCCAGAAGGAACTCTTAAGCTTGAAGAGAAAGGGTCTTGCTCTGAGACGCCAAGGGAAGACTGAAGAGGCTGAGGAAGTCCAGTGGAATGTTAAAGCATTGGAGGCCCAGATTGCTGAGATTGATGCTCCAAAGAAAGAAATACAGATTGAATCTAATAGGCCCAAAGATAAAATCTTTGAACCCCTTGCCGAGAGTTCAGTGGAGGAAGGAGATGAAGGGGATGCCACGGTAAATGATGTGCAAGACCCAGCCCTACTCTCAATTCTAAAGAATCTGGGGTGGAAGGATGACGAACTTGAACCTGTAACCATGCAAGAAGGAACAAAACTAGTTGCTGTTAATACCTTAAGTACTACAGATCCATCTGTAATTGAATCCTCTTCCAGAACCCCTGTTGCAGTGCCAAGAAGTAAGGGAGAAATTCAAAGGGAGCTTTTGGGTTTGAAAAGAAAGGCCCTTGCTCTTAGACGCAAGGGAGAAATGGAACAGGTGGAGGAAACACTGAGAATGGCGAAGGTGCTAGAGGTCCAGTTGGAAGATATGGAAGTCCCAAAAGTGAAACTAATGGTTAATGCATCTGAGGATGAAAGACCGGAGCCTTTTGAATTATTGATTAGTAGTCGAAACCATGGGAGTTTGGAAGGCACAGTGGAAGCAAGCAAAGGGCCAGTCGCAGCAGTGATGGGTTCAAATGGCCAAGTTGTTCAGTCATCTGTGGGTTTAGGAGGAACAAAAACTGACCCGATTGATCCTCCCTCGAGGGATTCTGATTCTATCTCCATTTTCTCTCAGTTTCCTGAGGAAAACAATCCTTTTTCTGTAGAATTGGTTGCTTCAGATAAAATGAGTCCTCCAGACAACACCAAAACGGCAAAATATGCTGGTTACAACCCTCCACCTGGTCATTCTGTGAACATGGTGGATCTGCTCACTGGTAATGATTGGAATTATTCTCAAAATCCTGAACAAAAGAAAGAGGAGAAATTAAATTTGGGTTCAGATGAATTGTTTCCCACCTGTCCTATTCATTTGGCATCTGTGAAAAGTCCAGAAAAAGATCTGGGAAGCAAGGACCATGTTACAACTACAAAAATAGAAATGGTACATTCAGATGAGAAGCCAAATACATATGAAGCAAATTCAGCTCAGGAATTTCCCTTGCAGAAGGTTGATAGCTCCCTCCGGCAAGAAATTTTGATTCATAGAAGGAAAGCAGTTGCTTTaaagagagaaggaaatttGAGAGAAGCTCGGGAGGAACTTCGCCAAGCTAAGCTGCTTGAGAAGAGTCTGGAGAACAATTTCCAACCAAAAactggtcctagtgatgtgtctACTTCTGACGTTCCTCCTTTTGGAAAAAAGGATCATGGTACAACAAATTTGGCTCCGAAACCATTGTCCAGTCGCGAGCGTTTCAAATTGCAACAGGAATCTCTTGGTCACAAACGCCAGGCCCTGAAGCTGCGAAGAGAAGGTCGGATAGAAGAAGCAGAAGCTGAGTTTGAGTTGGCCAAAGCAATCGAGATGCAGTTAGATGAGTTGGCTGCTCATGATTCCACGGTCTCTTCTGTTAGTAAGTTAGAACCAGCTGATGATGTGGTTGTTGAGGATCTTCTTGATCCTCAACTGCTACATGCCTTGAAAGCAATTGGACTGGAAGGTGCTAATATGGTGGCACCAAGCGTCCCAGAAAGACAACAGCCTTCGAAAGTTAATGCTGGTAGAAATGAAAACTCGAATCTAGAGAGAACTCAGCTGGAAGAACGGATCAAGACAGAGAAGGTGAAGGCAGTAAGCTTGAAACGCTCAGGAAAACAAGCTGAGGCCTTGGATGCTCTTCGGCATGCCAAACTTCTCGAAAAGAAACTGAATTCCTTagcttcacaatga